The following DNA comes from Nicotiana sylvestris chromosome 10, ASM39365v2, whole genome shotgun sequence.
ataataccctttaaggccaagggccttcaccatcaagaaaaagagaggtcctacctcactcgaacgacgacgggttgaaccctttaaggccaagggccttcgccatcaaaaaaagagaggttcgacctcgctcgaacgacgacgggcaattatttcaaaaagttcgaaataacaccctttaaggccaaggtcctttgcCATCAAGAAAAAGAGAGGTTTGACCTCgctcaaacgacgacgggctgttatttcgataagttcgaaataacaccctttaaggccaagggccttcgccataaaaaaaagaggtttaaccttgatcgaatgacgtcgggttgttatttcaataagtttgaaataacacccttcaaggccaagggccttcgccatcaagaaaagagtttgacaaccaccggaagaaaagaaaaatcgggACTCGTCGGGCCAGCCTCTGTCTTGCACCGAAGCCATGAACAATTGGAGTAAAAAGTGTAGTACAAGGCAAATAGcgaagaaaacttttatttacaCAACGTCATAGTGCGAGCTACCGCCGCTTACATATGGCCCAGACCAACcaataaaaaaagagaagatgGAACGAACAGACGATaatcaacaaacaaaataaaaataaaatagaggaCAATACTCTTCATTCGGGTCATCACCGCCGGCATCATCACCAACATCATCACCGTCTTCACGAGGTTCACCACTATCACCATCCGCACCCCCATTAGCTTCGGGCGTCGCCGCGTCATATCCACAGCTGATGCAAGCCTCACGAGCTTTCGCTCGCGCTTCTTCATAAGCAGCCTCAGCCACGGTGCCTGCTTCCCACAAACCCTTATATATGTCCCGCTGGGCTTCAGCATAAACCCAAAGCTCATGCACTTGGCGAGGATCGACAGCGGGGGATGATTCAACCTGAGCCTTTAGTCGCTCATTCTCCGCCTCCAGGGCCGCGGCCCGATCTCCCAGAACCGAAGCCTGCTGATCAATCGTGTTAATCCGCTCTTCGAGCCTCGCCTCCATAAGAGGAGTTGTCGCTCTCTCCGACTCCTGTTCAGATTGTAGTACGCGGATGGTATCCTTCAGGGCCGCCGCCCTCGCCAAAGCCTCAACCAGGCTCTCTCAATATTCTCCAAACCAGCAAATTTGCTCTCCATCACGATCAACTTCCTCCTCCACTCGGCGCTCATCGCCTCGATCCTGACCAAGTTCTGGTTCATCTCCGACTGCATAGACCTCAACTTGCCCTGCAAATGCTCACACTCCATAGCAATTCCCTACCCAATTCGAGCTCTTCGTCCTTGATACGGAGTTGCTCCTCGAGTTCGCTCTTGCTACAGATCGTCTGCATCAATTCCTGATCCCTTCTCTCTAACTCCTCACTAAGAGCCCGGTTGCGGTGATCCGTCCTCAGTCGCTCATGCATCTTGCGATATCTGTCACGATAGCGACGATACTTCTCCAGCATCTTCAAGAAAATCCTTGCCCGGACGTTGGCCCTATGAATGCTTTCCACTTCCACCATGTACGTCTGAAAATCATAAAGACGGGGTTAAGCTAATACTTTCGAACAAGGGGAAAGATTAAAGCGAGAACCAAATGCAACGTACCCTCAAACCCATGACGGCCACCTCATCCCTCAACTCAGCATCAGGGGTATCCCGAAGGGACTCATTCTCTGCTTCTGAACATAACAAGCTAAACTGCGGCACCGGATCCTCCCCTTCCATCAAGAGGTTAACGCCTGAAGGGATCTAAAGAATACAGGCCGAGCCCCCCGCATGAACCATAGAATGGGTGAGGCCCTCCTCGAACATCCTAAAATCATCAGGGTCTAGGTTTGACTCAGATTCATACTCGTCAACCACCACACCTTTTCCCCTTTCTGCTGCTAAAGGAGGAGCATGATTCGCTGCGGAAGATGACGGCATGTCTGAAGTCACAACAGTAGTGCCAGAGGTCTGGTTCTCTGCCGCGATAAGGTGTTGATCATCAGTAACGGTAGGGACTTCTGGTTGATCCAAGACGGCAGCTGGAGTTGCTGATCATTGATCAAGGGCACCAACAACTTCAACATTTTACGCCGCCTCTATGAGGGGAGCCATAAAACCACCTTCTCCGGAGCCCGTCGGGGAAGAGTCGTCCGGGTGAATCACTGTCGGGGGCTCCATCTCAAACTCTACTCTCCGTCTTTTCGACATCCTCTCTTCCTCTCCAATCGAAGGTGACTCTTTTGTAGGACGGATGATACTAGTCGGGACCTCATCCTGAAAAGCGGCCCTCACTGGAGTAACCAAGGCCGCAGATTCAACCGAAGTAGCCCTCGACGAGGGTCGTATAGCGGGTATGGTGGCAAGGCGATGCGGCCGGCTGACGAAAAGCTAGCTGAGGGGCCCTTGCTCCCCGCATCAGCCATGGCAACGACGAACGATGTATAAGAGgctaaacaacaaaagaaaaagataacTGTTGATGAAGGCGTCATCTCACCTGTAAGAGGCCTGCGCCCGAACCTATCGTGAAAGGTCGACCATGTGCGAACTGCCACTGTATGGGGAAGAATGGCCTCTACCCATTCGCGAATCCCTTCGACAGGCGGCGAGAGCAATTTCTCATCTGCAAAAAATGAGACGGCTTAGCATCCGCAGAAAACGGTCAAACATTTCATTAATTAAAGATGCAAACTTTCATGCGAAGTTCCATCTCTCAGGGAATCCCGCCGGGTCCGCTACAATGTGCTCGGTCCGCACATAAAAGTAATTCTCATAGAAACGACGATTGGTTCtgtcatccatcttcaccaccagactcCTTGACCCCCGAGGACGCGCGTGAATCATCGTACCGCGAATCATTTGAGGAGCAAATATACTAAGCATGTCGCCCAAAGTGACCTCACGGCCGACAAGTTCATCATACTTGAGCAACATGATAAACACCTTGTACAAATAAGGCGAAAGCTGAGCCGGACACACTTCGTAGTAACGGCAAAAATCTACCACCAACATGGGAAGAGGAAGTGTGTACCCTATAATGAAGGGGTAGGCGTAGAATACACAATACCCGGGACGGTCAAAGTGAACTCTGTCGTCCCTCTCCGCCGGCTGTATCTCGACGTAATTAGGGATTCCCCACCGTTCCCTCAAATCTACAATCCCACTTTCTCTAACAATGGAAGCGACGGGTTCCGTCTCCGCTCCACCACTGAAACTAAAGTCAGTCGCATCCCTTCCAAGGCGAGGCAAAATCTCATCTACCAAGAGAACCTCCTCATCCTCCACCGTATGCACCTCTCCGGTGATCTGAACAGAACTTTTCGGTACCGGATCAACGGCAGAAAGATTATCACGAGAAGAATCACCAGCCATTTTTAGCAGAAAACTCGCCAAGAGAAGTAATAAGGAGAAGAGACGAAAGGTTTCAGCAAGCAAGAAGGAAAGCAGAAATTCGAGGTATCAGAGAAAGCAGTATCCGAAGAACTCTCTCAAACAAATGATGAAGTGAATCAACCAGATGACAAGTtcccctatttataagggacataAATTCCCCgagcacgaaacccaagagtcgccatTTGAATCTGATAGGGCACGAAACGTTTCAGTTTCCCAgaaacgtgtgtcataatggtgGCACCCACGAACCAACGCTTCAGTGCCAACCGGCGTTTCGATTCCGAGATCATCACAACAGTTCACGAGTGTCGAAAGAACACCCCCACCCCGCCAAAAAATCTGCAGAatgcgactaaggaatggaaaTTTGGGGGTTAGATTTCTCTCGACTTCGCTACAAACATAATCCGTCTGTCGAGCCCGACAAAGGACGACCccgacagacggagggactaactgtattggtcaataTCTGACCACCACGACCAGGTTGCCCACGACCCCCTTCTTAGCAATCGGGTAGTAAAAGTCAACAGAGTCCACTCCATTTCTCCTCTGAGATATCCGCCAAATCGAAAGGAGCAACGCCTAAAGTTACAACCAGAATGCATCATTGGCCAAAACGCGCCAAGTCACACTGAGGGTAAAGAAACTTCGACTATATATAGCCAAGGAAGGTTTTCAAGAGAGGGGGCTTTTCCGATTCTCTGAGAAGGGAAGTTAGAAGAAAAAACTCCATTCATATATCCCGAAAAGAAGAACAATTGGAATGATCTTTCCTCATCAACCGATGAGGAATGCAATGTTGAATCTTAATAAAATTGTTGATATTTCCTTCGTCCCATATACAATTATCATTATGAAATCTTTCGATCTGGAATCAATTAAGTTTGACTATGATTTACCCCTTTATCTTTTGATTGATTTGCTCAAAAAGATTTTAcaatcttttgagtcaaacacccCGTTCTCAACATCTCCCAGCTCCAAGTTCAAATTCTTCAATGCCCATGCTTTCATTTGTTCAAACTCTGCTGGTAGATGACAAGTCTTTTCAAAAACCAATTGATATTATGACATATCAAATGATGTTTTAAAAAAccgtcctataagcccaaagagcaacAGTTGGAATACTTGAATTGGCAGCTTCGGCATGGGCAGCTACCTCCGTCTAGTCTGCAACTTGCATTTCAAACGGGATGCTTCAAAGAGGCAATCCATACGGTATCCTGAATGATTAGGGAATGTATGGAAATTATTGTGGAGGAGCTTCAATGCCTCATAATCAAGTTCTTTTAAACTTGGAATACAGGATACGGCCCTATGGTTGATGAATTGTTTAATAAACGCTCTACTCAATGTGAAATTAAGTTTGCTTGATTACTGCAGTTCCTTTTCGGGCTGTTGTAAGTTTCGCTCAAATTGGGGACAGTCTTTCTACTATCCAATTTCGACCAGTTTAGAATCATTTCGTACCAGTATTATGTCAGGAAAAAGAATGAATACTTGTTCAATCTTGAATAAATAGGGGCAGGAAAAAACAGATGGTGGAGTAAATAAATACAGTGTGATGAAAAGTTGCAGAAACTAgtctttgatattattgttgaaACCAAGTACAAGTGAAAGAATAAACAGGCTGATGAAAACATCACTTGGAGTCTTCATACTAAGAAACAAGGATTATTTACATAATTAGACAAAGCAGAACAATAATCCTTCTTTAATCTTGCTGTAGTTGCAGCGACAACAATAAATAAGCATATATACAAATCATATATCAGCTTTTTTGAAATACTTGATTGTGGATTATCTTTTTTCTACAACTTTCTACTGGAAATGAGGCCTGCAAATCAATGTACCAACGAGGTCGTCAAGCACAATCATGAACTTTAGATCCTCTGTTGACCCTTCTCTCACCTCATTCCACAGAGCTGGTGCTTGTGAAATTTCAAGAACTGCTCTTCCTTCCTCCATTTATGAAGGCCTCAATTGGTTCGGCATGGATGTGCTTCATTGCCTTCACTCCCAGCGGGTTGTCCTTGCTCTGTATCAACAAATGCAATCACGAGCATTGTTTAGAAAGAATGGCGAGCAACATGCTACAACCAGTTAAATTACACTGATAATATCAAAATTCTTTGGACGATCAATGTATAGAAATCAAACTTCTCTTTAGAAATAATAAGTGCGAGTCACTTACTATTGAGCAGGTGCCTGCACGAATATTGCAGACAGGATAGTCGTGTGGGCAACAACTGTAGTGATCTTCACAGCAAGTGGCTCCTTCAAGAGGGCAACATCCCCAAGAAAAGCAGGAGTTATAGTATTCAAAGACACAACAGCAAGTGGTACCCTCGGGGCATTGAGCATAATCATCACACTGAGTAGGTGGCTTGATTGGAGATGGAGGAGAAGGTCCAGGTTTAGGGGGATTTACGCCTGTCTTGACTGGGTAAGAAGGCTCTATGGCTAATCCACACAAACCTTTAGAACTGGCAACGTTACGTTGAACCCGAAGGTAACCTTTCTCTCCCCAGGAAGCACCCCAAGAGTTCCTGATAATCCAATAATCCATACCATTCTCACTACCATATCCAACAGCAACCACGCCATGGTCCACTGCAGTTCCACATTTTCCAGTAAAGATACCctgcaaaatatatgtattagaaCCATATAGCTACTAGCCAATAAGAACTTCATTATAATAAGATTTAAATATAGAATTGTAAGTAGTGATAATTGGTAAATCATAGTTTTTGAATTATAACAGGAATCTATTAACTCATGCAGCCAGCGTTATCTTTTGCTACATTCTTTGGTCGAAACAAAACTATTATATCTGATCGAAAGGTAACGTATTACTGGAACGACGATGTCTTTCTTTGAATTCTGTGACTAACTAAAAGACTTCAGATTTTGCATGTTCACTTGTATTTATTACTTTCAGAAGAAAAAGATAGGTCAATGCGAATAAAAACATTACCGATACATAGTGTTGAAAGTCGTGGCCACCAGCTTCAATGGCAATGCTCACAGGTTGATTTGCAACAGCCTTTTGCAGTgccttttcattatttgcaggaACATCTTCATACCCATCTATGGTAACAACCTTGGCATTTTTCTGCATGACACAAATGTTTCAATAAATAAATATTCAACTCACTACATAAATCAATATATAAAGTGAATTTAGTCATTTCAAGAATGCAAAATTTACCCTTGACTGGTCACATCTGCCATCACGGCCTGTGTAAGGGTAGTCTTCCTCAGTGTCAATTCCTCCATTTTTGATGATGAAATCAAAGGCATAGTCCATAAGACCGCCATTGCAGCCGTCATTGTAGGAAGTATCACAATCCACCAGTTCTTGCTCCGATAGTGAAATCACATCTCCGGTGACTATCGAGTTCACTGCTTCAACGGAAGCAATTGCAGAGAATGCCCAACAGCTCCCTGGTTCATTAACCGATAGATTAATACACAAATATTGAGCCATACAACATAAATAATGAATTGAGAAATTTGAACTCAGTGATTTATAAAAGAAACTGATATGCAGGCATTAATAAAGAATACACGTCAGTGTCACATGGTATTTAGAAGGCCCGTCGGGTCACTTCGTGTAACATTTGAGCACATTAAGAGGTCGTTTGGTAAAATGTGTTagagaaaataatgcatgcattagctttgtgtattagtaatgctttgTTTGATACACTTTTTCAACCTATGTATAACGGatacaagcattagttatacagtctatttggtattatcctatgtatagctaatgcatagaaaaccatgacatTAGCTATATCGAGGCTATTAATACTtgcattagcatggttaaagacaaaattatccttaaagtcccttaagttaaagaatatggagggcatttttgtaaacaattaaatatctaaaaaattatgcaatgcattttaatttttaatacaccacaccaaacaatgcataaaaaataatctctgtataactaatgcttgcattacaaACCCCTGCATTACTAACCCCTGCATTACTAATGCACCTTATTTAGCATTATTCTTATacgccctaccaaacgacccctaaatgtTGTAGCAACTAGCAAATATTCTAGTGCCAAAACTCAGCATCAATTGGTCAGCATTTTCTATCATTATCAAGTTGTGCTGTTAAGCTTTTCACCCTATAATAATTGCTCATGCGTATAGAAAGATGGGGTCGGGGAATAATGactaggaaaaaagaaaagatggGGTCCTGGAATAATATGATTAAAAGGGAAATTCGGTGCCCTCAGCTCAGGGTATGTGCGAGGTGCGAAGAAGAAGTGGATCATAAGGATTTATTGTACGCGACCTTACCCTGCATCTTTCTATACACCAAAAAATGTAAAGAATTGTTACATATTACTAGGTAAAATTTGATCTATAACAAATAACTCTTCATATATATAATACCGGCATAGGACTATTTAAACAATAAAATAACAAACTGTTACACCCAATTAAATTACACTAATACTATAAAAAATTATACTATCAAAGAATAGAATTTAAACTCGAAGGaaattgtaaaaatagcacggtatagccagttttcggattggtcattcaaaaatagccagcgtttatcaagtcaatgaaaaatagccactattttgctgcaacaaagaccgatccaacataatatactggagttcggtgcaacTGTGTATGAACtacaacatattatgctggaccgatatactgtGTTAGCTCCAGTATATTACTgtagcaccggtgctccaaactccagtatattatgttggaccggtatacttgatggaactccagtatattatgctggagttctagtgcgCTTATGCAgatagagttccagcatacttatcctggaactccagtataatatgttggagttcaagtatacttatgctggaacttcagcataatatactggcgtattttctgaGTTTTAAACAGtattttcgctcaaatttatctttacatgaaaagtggctaaatttcgattacttttaaaatttggctatttttgaacgaccagctattttttattttcacaCAAGGAAATCATAAAGGTATCCTACGTTTATGCGTAGACACACAAATTGGCTTTCTACTCATAGAGGACTAGAACTGAACGCCACCATACTATTGACATGAGAGTTTATTTAAGTGCAATGAAAGTGTAAAGAacagaaaaaatatttaaatctgATATAATAACATAGAAAATAATTCTTGATATCGATTCTAATCTAATAAAATAGGAAATAATAAATAACTAGttatatttagaaacaatttaactttaacgTTTTCATTTTATCTATTTTATCATTAGAGAGAAACTTTTATAATCACACGAATGTTACCCACAAATCTTTTGCCCTTGACCTTTTAGGACCACATGATCAaaagttttcttttcttctttttttttaaaaactttataTTAAGTCAAATTATATCATTTAAATTGAAACGGGTAGAgtatttatatattttagcaCAATAAGGCACGTATGATTTCCTTTGTTTGTCAAGTTCGTAGAAATACTTTCTACATATAAATTAATTATGGTAGTGGAATACCAATAGCCTATCTCTATATGCTTTAATAACAAATTAAATCAGGAAAATATCATCTAAAACGCCGTCTAATTAATTATAGATCCATAACCCAAAAACCGGAGATAAACGAAAAAGACAAAGCCATTGCTAATTAACTTACCACAGCTTCCTTGATCCTTAACTCCAACAAGAACACCTTTCTCTCTCCAATCAACTGAGTCCGGCAAGCTATCCCCAACTTTAGGAAGATACCGATCGCTTTTGTTTTTCAACAACCTGCGACGATCACTGGTCTTAGTACCTAAGTACATGGACCTGTACTCCTCGTTGGTCAGATCAGCAAATTTGGTTAAACCAAGCTTGTAACTCTTGTTTGGAACGGAGTTTTGTTCATCGATGTATCTTAAGTTATCTTTAAAAATCTGAAACCGCTTGTCTTTTTCGTCTAAGGCGTTGTACGATTTTCCATGTTCGAGTAGCCATGACTCGTACAAGGACATGACTTCATCGTCCGTTCGAAAGTGTTGATTTTCGTCGTAGGTTAAGATGGACATGTCGGAAGCGGAAGATaaggtggagaagaagaagaagaagaagaggaggagaagTAGGGATATGGATATGGTGAGAGTGGAGCTATGAGTTGCCATGATTGGGTGTTTTTCCTGCTTTGTGGGGGAAGAAGAAGGGATTGGGAAAAAAGTGGAGAAGAAACAGTGTTTATAAAGGAAGGAGAGGGGATATTATTGGAAATGTAGACGTATGTACAATAATTGGATAAGTATTTTACTGCTTGTTGGAAAATATGAAAATGAAGGAAAAAAGAAATTAGTTATAGGAAGCAGCCAGAAAAAGGACAAATTAATTGAGTTTCACACATTATAGGATGTGGTGGATAGTTGAGTCAGCTCTCCATCTTTAATATTTTgagtttaaaaataaaaaatttaaattcaaaGACTGAACTTTTTTTATAAGGAATATTTTATCTTTAATAAGCTTCGCCCCACATGAATTTGAATTAATTGAACCAGTAAATTTCAaatataagaaaaaaaataagtatGAACTTTCAAGAAGGTTtagaaaaatttcaaaagtatAAAATACTGGTAGTTTGGCACTTGGAGTTACGGCCCTAACACTATGGGCAAAAGAAAGAGACCAATACTATACTTGTTACGACACTGTCAGATTATAATGTATTTACGTAATGAATAGTCTTTTCTTATTTTCCCGCTTATCACTTGTTTTATTTCTTCGTTATATCATTGGATGGCATCGATGAAGATGGAAAACCTATATTCTATGCTAAATACAAAACGCATTATCCTATCTTCGAAAGTCAAGCTTCAGGTAGTTTAAGAcagaaatatttatttttttccaGCCTTTTCCTTTTATATAGACGAGGACATGTGACATCGCCTCCAAAGTAAACTACTTAGTAATTAACATCATACTGTTCTTAAACAGCCTAAGTTATAGaaaaaatataaacaaatagGCGTTGAATATTTTGCGGAATATAAAAAAACACCAACAACTTTATATAAGTACTACTGTATTTTTTAACTCGAAAAAAGATTCCAACTACCACATTACTTATAGCCCGTTTGGGCAAGCTAGAAAAATCAGTTTAATTAGAGAAATGTTCTTTTAAATTGCTTTTcagaaaagtacttttggagaaaatcagtttgtgtttggctaatcaatttgaaaaacacttttgagcaacaatttgtttggccaagctttttaaaAAGTGATTTTTTGTGTCAAATTACAAATAAGGACATAAAGAGATTTGCTTAATAGTTAATATTATATAAgtacataaataattaaaaatatttattattaaagaaaataattaagttttttattttatttaagtaaaatataaaaataaaattgaaaagtatttTATTCTTTCaagataatttaaatatatcaaaaaattatttaataaatatGAAAGATCATCCCAAAAGTCATTTTATATTACTTAATAGTTTAAACTAAGTAAGGTTATTttgatatat
Coding sequences within:
- the LOC104220565 gene encoding low-temperature-induced cysteine proteinase-like translates to MATHSSTLTISISLLLLLFFFFFFSTLSSASDMSILTYDENQHFRTDDEVMSLYESWLLEHGKSYNALDEKDKRFQIFKDNLRYIDEQNSVPNKSYKLGLTKFADLTNEEYRSMYLGTKTSDRRRLLKNKSDRYLPKVGDSLPDSVDWREKGVLVGVKDQGSCGSCWAFSAIASVEAVNSIVTGDVISLSEQELVDCDTSYNDGCNGGLMDYAFDFIIKNGGIDTEEDYPYTGRDGRCDQSRKNAKVVTIDGYEDVPANNEKALQKAVANQPVSIAIEAGGHDFQHYVSGIFTGKCGTAVDHGVVAVGYGSENGMDYWIIRNSWGASWGEKGYLRVQRNVASSKGLCGLAIEPSYPVKTGVNPPKPGPSPPSPIKPPTQCDDYAQCPEGTTCCCVFEYYNSCFSWGCCPLEGATCCEDHYSCCPHDYPVCNIRAGTCSISKDNPLGVKAMKHIHAEPIEAFINGGRKSSS